A window of the Roseburia sp. 831b genome harbors these coding sequences:
- a CDS encoding ATP-dependent Clp protease ATP-binding subunit: MQKSYTVKAKKALDIANRMSRSLKHNYIGTEHLLIGLLKEGTGVAALVLSENGVDLEKVLELIEELIAPNSDIALLEREGYSPRSRRVLECAQKEAERFASEQVGTEHILLSMLKENECAASRLLNTLGVNIQKLYVDTLIAMGEDPNKFRDEFQNGRNGKKKRAEGTPTLDQYSRDLTQIAKEGGLDPVVGREEEIARVIQIISRRSKNNPCLIGEPGVGKTAIIEGIAQRIISGMVPQTVADKRLVALDLSGIVAGSKYRGEFEERIKKIIQEVTKAGNVLLFIDEVHTIIGAGGAEGAIDASNILKPALARGEIQIIGATTIEEYRKYIEKDAALERRFQPVTVEEPTEEGAIEILMGLRGKYETHHKVKITDKAVKAAVQLSARYINDRFLPDKAIDLMDEAAAKVRLGSYSNTQEVIDLQMRVKELEEELEASLSNMDLEAAKAAKAEKESIEQNIEKLKKRYQKSLQRKVPTVGENEIADVVSGWTKIPVKKLTEGEAQRLRKLETTLHKRVIGQEDAVTAVAKAVRRGRVGLKDPNRPIGSFLFLGPTGVGKTEISKALAEAVFGNEQAMIRVDMSEYMEKHSVSKMIGSPPGYVGHEEGGQLSEKVRRNPYAVILFDEIEKAHPDVFNVLLQVLDDGHITDSQGRKVDFKNTIIIMTSNAGAQSIVEPKKLGFASVDDEKFNYDRMKEGVMEEVKHIFRPEFLNRIDETIVFRSLNKGDMKKIVTIMTTSLIKRCESQLDIQLVIRDSVKEYIVEKAYEPKYGARPLRRKIQDEIEDKLAEEILDGTVRKGDKVIVTTKNKKIVFETEKK; this comes from the coding sequence ATGCAGAAATCATATACCGTGAAAGCAAAAAAGGCGTTGGACATTGCAAACAGAATGTCCAGGTCCTTAAAGCATAATTATATAGGAACAGAACATCTGTTAATAGGCTTATTAAAAGAAGGAACAGGTGTAGCTGCTTTGGTTCTGTCTGAGAATGGTGTAGATCTGGAAAAAGTTTTAGAACTTATTGAAGAGCTGATTGCACCAAATTCAGATATCGCATTACTTGAAAGAGAAGGCTATTCACCGAGAAGCAGAAGAGTTTTAGAATGTGCACAAAAAGAGGCAGAACGATTTGCCAGTGAGCAGGTTGGAACAGAGCATATCCTGCTTTCCATGTTAAAAGAGAACGAGTGTGCGGCATCAAGGCTTTTGAATACGTTAGGGGTCAATATTCAAAAATTATATGTGGATACCCTTATTGCGATGGGGGAAGACCCAAACAAATTCCGTGATGAATTCCAGAACGGAAGAAACGGAAAGAAAAAAAGAGCAGAAGGAACACCGACATTAGACCAGTATTCCAGAGATTTGACACAGATTGCAAAAGAAGGTGGATTAGATCCGGTTGTCGGAAGAGAAGAAGAGATTGCAAGAGTCATCCAGATTATCAGCAGAAGAAGTAAGAACAATCCATGTTTGATTGGGGAACCTGGAGTGGGAAAAACAGCAATCATTGAAGGAATTGCCCAGAGAATTATCTCTGGCATGGTGCCACAGACCGTTGCAGATAAGCGCCTGGTTGCGTTAGATTTATCTGGAATTGTGGCAGGCTCTAAATATCGTGGAGAGTTTGAAGAGCGAATTAAAAAGATTATTCAGGAAGTGACAAAGGCCGGAAATGTACTTCTTTTTATTGACGAGGTCCACACGATTATTGGTGCGGGTGGTGCAGAAGGTGCCATTGATGCATCTAATATTTTAAAGCCAGCCCTGGCACGTGGTGAGATTCAGATTATCGGTGCGACTACAATCGAAGAGTACCGTAAATACATTGAAAAGGATGCAGCCTTAGAGCGTAGATTCCAGCCGGTGACGGTAGAAGAACCGACAGAAGAGGGCGCAATCGAGATTCTTATGGGCTTGCGTGGCAAATACGAAACACATCATAAGGTGAAGATTACAGATAAAGCGGTAAAAGCGGCAGTACAGCTTTCAGCGCGCTATATTAATGACCGTTTTCTGCCAGATAAGGCAATTGACTTGATGGATGAGGCAGCTGCGAAGGTTAGACTTGGAAGTTACAGCAATACGCAGGAAGTCATTGACCTTCAGATGCGTGTCAAAGAGCTGGAAGAGGAATTGGAAGCAAGCCTTTCCAATATGGATTTAGAGGCTGCCAAAGCAGCGAAGGCAGAAAAAGAGTCCATCGAACAAAATATTGAAAAATTAAAGAAACGTTACCAGAAGAGTCTGCAAAGAAAAGTTCCAACAGTCGGAGAAAATGAAATTGCAGATGTTGTTTCCGGTTGGACAAAAATCCCTGTTAAAAAATTAACAGAGGGAGAGGCACAGCGTTTAAGAAAATTAGAGACAACGCTTCACAAAAGGGTAATTGGTCAGGAAGATGCGGTGACTGCAGTTGCAAAGGCTGTCAGACGAGGCAGGGTAGGATTGAAAGATCCAAACAGACCGATAGGTTCTTTCCTGTTCCTTGGACCTACCGGTGTTGGAAAAACGGAGATTTCCAAGGCACTTGCGGAAGCAGTTTTTGGAAATGAGCAGGCTATGATAAGGGTTGACATGTCTGAATATATGGAAAAACACAGTGTGTCAAAGATGATTGGCTCCCCTCCAGGATATGTAGGCCATGAGGAAGGCGGACAGCTCAGTGAAAAAGTCAGAAGAAATCCTTACGCTGTCATCTTGTTTGATGAGATTGAAAAAGCGCATCCAGATGTGTTCAACGTCTTATTACAGGTATTAGATGACGGACATATCACGGATTCCCAGGGGCGAAAAGTTGATTTTAAGAACACCATTATTATTATGACATCAAACGCAGGGGCACAGTCTATTGTAGAACCAAAGAAGTTAGGGTTTGCATCGGTAGATGATGAAAAGTTCAATTACGACAGAATGAAAGAGGGCGTGATGGAAGAGGTAAAACATATTTTCCGCCCGGAATTTTTAAATCGTATTGATGAAACCATTGTGTTCCGCTCGCTGAATAAGGGTGATATGAAAAAGATTGTCACGATTATGACGACATCTTTAATCAAACGCTGCGAGAGTCAGCTTGACATCCAGCTTGTGATTCGTGACAGCGTCAAGGAATACATTGTAGAGAAAGCCTATGAACCAAAGTATGGAGCAAGACCATTACGCCGCAAAATCCAGGATGAAATCGAAGACAAGTTAGCGGAAGAAATTCTCGATGGAACGGTTCGAAAAGGGGATAAGGTGATTGTGACAACCAAGAATAAGAAAATCGTATTTGAGACAGAGAAAAAGTAA
- a CDS encoding cadherin-like beta sandwich domain-containing protein — MKKAKKSSVCLIFFLWFFLFTAIHHPIQVKAESASLSVSAPSNANMDESVTVTVNVSGETAAKYQLAINYDASVLQYVSSKNCSGGSGTLNLAMDTDSGSFSENITFKTIGAGNGTVSANVTDSSKTNTAEKISMNTSAGATVAVNNAGSTSTSGNNENTGGTDNTNAANLSSDNSLKSLSLSSGSLSPAFKYNTTKYTASVDADVTSITVDAQPSNEKATIQSITGNENIVEGQNTIKVVVKAENGVTATYTIVVTKSAGGQEQTEESESETEEETAATSGIVINDVAYIISEDFTEDEIPEDFSAATVSYQGVDYKGISFDKGNLVMLYLVPESGEGQGAFYVHDQNRGIFYPFVKIVYGDRYLIALQAPLDVTIPSNYTEADFTIDEVGTVTAYQQLAEDESAIPEFYVFYAMNSDGAEGWYQYDSVEQTVQRLNGTLEEDDTQSDDLERLQSEYNKLSDQLSKEKSHFRKIIGALIVLCVICVIVIVNLLLRGRGGRNRFEEDDEEDFEEGEDELDGFKTTIEEEVAEDENPEDVQLKERKLSWREKRKNRKLEEEMFEEEDDFDDDFQDDFEEEPVVKKGAKKNTKPSEPKEEKDEIEVIDLNDL; from the coding sequence ATGAAAAAAGCAAAGAAAAGTAGTGTTTGTTTGATTTTCTTTCTATGGTTTTTCCTTTTCACTGCAATTCATCATCCGATACAGGTAAAGGCGGAGTCTGCATCATTATCTGTGAGTGCACCATCAAATGCAAACATGGATGAGAGTGTTACGGTAACCGTAAATGTTAGTGGAGAAACAGCTGCGAAATATCAACTTGCCATTAATTATGATGCGAGTGTTTTACAGTACGTAAGTTCTAAAAATTGCAGCGGAGGAAGTGGAACGCTGAATTTGGCAATGGATACTGACAGTGGTTCATTTTCAGAGAACATTACATTTAAGACCATAGGTGCAGGAAATGGAACGGTTAGTGCGAATGTCACAGATTCAAGTAAGACAAATACAGCAGAAAAGATAAGCATGAACACGAGTGCAGGTGCAACAGTTGCTGTAAACAATGCTGGATCCACAAGTACTTCTGGAAATAACGAAAATACAGGAGGTACAGATAATACCAATGCTGCGAATCTTTCCAGCGACAATTCCTTAAAATCATTAAGCCTTTCTTCGGGAAGTTTGTCACCGGCATTTAAGTATAATACGACCAAATATACAGCAAGTGTTGATGCTGATGTCACAAGTATTACAGTGGATGCCCAGCCAAGTAATGAGAAAGCAACGATACAATCTATAACTGGAAATGAAAACATTGTAGAGGGTCAGAATACAATTAAAGTTGTAGTTAAAGCAGAAAATGGTGTGACAGCAACTTACACGATTGTTGTGACAAAGAGTGCAGGTGGTCAGGAACAGACGGAAGAGTCAGAAAGTGAGACAGAGGAGGAAACCGCTGCCACAAGTGGAATTGTAATCAATGATGTTGCATATATCATATCAGAAGATTTTACTGAAGATGAAATCCCGGAAGACTTTTCTGCTGCGACAGTGTCTTATCAGGGTGTGGATTATAAAGGAATCAGTTTTGACAAAGGAAATCTTGTGATGCTTTACCTTGTTCCGGAAAGCGGAGAGGGTCAGGGAGCATTTTATGTGCATGACCAGAACAGAGGCATTTTTTATCCATTTGTTAAAATCGTTTATGGAGACCGTTACCTGATTGCATTGCAGGCACCGTTAGATGTGACAATTCCATCAAATTATACAGAGGCTGATTTTACAATCGACGAAGTTGGAACCGTTACTGCTTACCAGCAATTGGCGGAAGATGAGAGTGCAATACCGGAGTTTTATGTGTTCTATGCCATGAACAGTGATGGTGCAGAGGGATGGTACCAGTATGACAGTGTGGAACAGACCGTCCAGAGATTAAACGGTACTTTAGAGGAAGATGACACACAAAGTGACGATTTAGAGCGTCTGCAAAGTGAGTACAACAAACTTTCGGACCAGCTTTCCAAAGAAAAATCACATTTTAGAAAAATCATTGGTGCATTGATTGTACTCTGTGTAATTTGTGTGATTGTAATTGTGAATCTTTTGCTTCGTGGAAGAGGCGGCCGCAACCGTTTTGAGGAGGATGATGAGGAAGACTTCGAGGAAGGTGAGGACGAACTCGACGGATTTAAGACAACAATAGAGGAAGAGGTTGCCGAGGATGAAAATCCAGAAGACGTACAGCTGAAAGAAAGAAAATTATCCTGGAGAGAAAAGAGAAAGAACCGGAAACTGGAAGAGGAAATGTTTGAAGAAGAGGATGATTTCGATGACGATTTCCAAGATGATTTCGAAGAAGAACCGGTGGTAAAGAAGGGGGCAAAGAAAAATACGAAGCCTTCGGAGCCAAAAGAAGAAAAAGATGAGATTGAAGTCATCGACTTAAACGATTTATAA
- a CDS encoding radical SAM protein, whose product MEKCTLCPRNCFVNRKLGEKGICGQTSTLKVARAALHFWEEPCISGEKGSGAVFFSGCALHCVFCQNQEIANGSVGKEISNERLSEIFLELQEKGANNINLVTPGHFVPQIVPAIERARNQGLNLPIVYNTSSYENVDSIRELEGIVDIYLPDFKYMSSSLSKKYSHAPDYGEVAKKVVAEMVRQTGAASFYEKEGQELMQRGVIVRHLILPGCMEDSKDIIRYLYETYGDTIYLSIMNQFTPLKNVEKYPELNRKLTGDEYDEVVDFAIDLGVENGFIQEGETAEESFIPDFNCEGV is encoded by the coding sequence ATGGAAAAATGTACATTATGTCCTAGAAATTGTTTTGTAAATAGGAAATTAGGTGAAAAAGGGATTTGTGGTCAGACCAGTACGCTCAAGGTGGCGAGGGCTGCCCTCCATTTTTGGGAGGAGCCGTGCATCTCAGGAGAAAAAGGGTCAGGGGCGGTGTTTTTCAGTGGCTGTGCCCTGCACTGTGTATTCTGCCAGAATCAGGAGATTGCGAATGGAAGCGTTGGAAAAGAGATTTCCAATGAGCGTCTTAGCGAGATTTTTTTAGAACTTCAGGAAAAAGGAGCCAATAACATCAATCTGGTCACACCAGGCCATTTTGTGCCGCAGATTGTGCCGGCGATTGAGCGCGCGAGAAACCAAGGGTTAAATCTTCCCATTGTATATAACACAAGCAGCTACGAAAATGTGGATTCGATTCGGGAATTAGAAGGAATTGTGGATATCTATCTTCCGGATTTTAAGTATATGAGCAGTTCCCTAAGCAAAAAATATTCGCATGCACCTGATTATGGAGAGGTGGCAAAAAAAGTTGTAGCTGAGATGGTAAGGCAGACGGGAGCGGCATCCTTTTACGAAAAAGAGGGGCAGGAGCTGATGCAGCGCGGTGTGATTGTAAGGCACCTGATTTTGCCAGGCTGCATGGAGGATTCCAAGGACATCATCCGTTATCTTTATGAAACATATGGGGATACCATCTATCTTAGTATCATGAACCAGTTCACACCCTTAAAAAATGTGGAAAAGTACCCGGAACTCAATCGAAAATTGACGGGAGACGAATACGATGAGGTGGTTGATTTTGCAATTGACCTTGGAGTGGAAAATGGTTTTATTCAGGAGGGTGAGACCGCAGAGGAAAGTTTTATACCGGATTTTAACTGCGAAGGAGTGTAA
- a CDS encoding 6-phosphofructokinase, with the protein MSKKNCMVAQSGGPTVAINSSLAGVITGVVESQEYDTIYGSVNGILGILNERYLNLTEEIAKKDGAIDTLITTPAMFLGSCRYKLPNYLDDDSSYVYIFNQFEKLNIGAFFYIGGNDSMDTVLKLSEYAKRIGSDVKILGIPKTIDNDLCETDHTPGFGSAAKYVASSILEIAHDTFIYAVKSVTIIEVMGRDAGWLTAASALARNEYNVAPHLIYLPEAPFDKDDFLLDVKKMLFTCNNVIVAVSEGIRDREGNYISASEQSVDTFGHSQLSGAGKTLEFLVKEKLGVKVRSVELNVLQRCASHLASKTDLEEAFALGKKAVALAEQNITASMVTMNRTSNNPYTIEYGYAEIKNIANEAKSVPREWINDAGNDIEQPLVDYLTPLIQGESQVQYKNGLPAYLNVSHLAELQ; encoded by the coding sequence ATGAGTAAGAAAAATTGTATGGTAGCACAGTCCGGAGGTCCCACAGTTGCAATTAACTCCAGTCTCGCTGGTGTGATTACAGGTGTAGTTGAATCACAGGAATATGACACCATCTATGGTTCCGTCAACGGAATCCTTGGAATTTTAAACGAGCGCTATCTGAATCTGACAGAGGAGATTGCCAAAAAAGACGGTGCCATCGACACCTTGATTACAACTCCTGCCATGTTTTTAGGTTCCTGCCGTTATAAGCTTCCAAATTATCTCGATGACGATTCTTCTTATGTTTATATTTTCAATCAGTTTGAAAAATTAAACATCGGCGCATTCTTTTACATCGGTGGAAACGATTCCATGGATACCGTATTAAAGCTTTCCGAGTATGCAAAAAGAATCGGGAGTGACGTTAAGATTCTTGGTATCCCAAAAACGATCGACAACGACCTTTGTGAGACCGACCACACCCCAGGTTTTGGTTCCGCAGCAAAATATGTCGCATCTTCTATTCTTGAGATTGCACACGATACGTTCATCTATGCCGTAAAGAGTGTTACGATTATTGAGGTTATGGGACGTGACGCCGGATGGCTGACCGCCGCATCCGCCCTTGCAAGAAATGAGTACAATGTGGCTCCACATTTGATTTATCTGCCGGAAGCTCCTTTTGATAAGGATGATTTCCTTTTGGATGTAAAAAAGATGCTTTTTACCTGCAACAATGTCATTGTCGCCGTCTCTGAGGGAATCCGTGACCGCGAAGGCAATTACATCAGTGCCTCCGAACAGTCCGTTGATACTTTCGGTCACAGCCAGTTAAGCGGTGCCGGCAAGACACTGGAATTTCTGGTAAAAGAAAAATTAGGCGTAAAAGTGCGCTCTGTCGAATTAAACGTGTTACAGCGCTGCGCTTCCCATCTTGCATCAAAAACCGACCTTGAGGAAGCATTTGCTCTTGGGAAAAAAGCCGTAGCCCTTGCAGAACAAAATATAACCGCATCCATGGTAACCATGAATCGTACTTCAAACAATCCATATACCATTGAATACGGTTATGCAGAAATTAAAAATATTGCAAACGAAGCGAAATCTGTTCCAAGAGAATGGATTAACGATGCCGGAAATGATATTGAACAACCTTTGGTGGATTACTTAACCCCGTTAATCCAAGGCGAATCCCAGGTTCAATATAAAAACGGACTTCCGGCATATCTGAACGTTAGTCATTTAGCAGAACTTCAATAA
- a CDS encoding alpha/beta hydrolase — MRDHETSIRGKVVRDLIAHVTNDNLIGRKFKNGEIRKNLVEPPWKCPDCFTMTKIELPNFTMELLESKENPNQEKIILQLHGGGYIGAMRNAYRTFAGLYNEVSKGMSVLTIDYRVAPEHPYPAALEDAVAAYQWLLEQGYFGYQIILAGDSAGGGLVMALCHYLNDHKMPLPCGIVAMSPWTDLLASGESYETNFEKDPLFGNTRDSLIYNKDYVGDHDPMDSYISPLYGDFRGFPPMLIQVGSYEMLLSDSVSVAAKAREQGVRVRLSIYEGMFHIFQMAMLLLPESKKAWVEIGKFIEVLLND; from the coding sequence ATGAGAGACCATGAGACAAGTATCAGGGGAAAAGTAGTGCGCGATTTGATTGCACACGTTACAAATGATAATCTGATTGGCAGAAAATTCAAAAATGGTGAGATTAGAAAAAATCTGGTAGAGCCACCGTGGAAATGTCCGGATTGCTTTACGATGACCAAGATAGAACTTCCGAATTTTACGATGGAACTGCTGGAATCGAAGGAAAATCCGAATCAGGAAAAAATTATTTTACAGCTTCACGGAGGCGGATACATCGGCGCGATGCGAAATGCATACCGTACGTTTGCGGGATTGTATAACGAAGTCAGCAAGGGAATGAGTGTACTTACCATCGATTACCGTGTGGCACCGGAACACCCATATCCGGCGGCACTAGAGGATGCAGTGGCTGCTTACCAGTGGCTGCTGGAACAGGGATATTTTGGTTATCAGATTATTCTGGCAGGGGACTCGGCAGGCGGAGGGCTTGTAATGGCGCTCTGCCACTATCTAAATGACCATAAGATGCCGCTTCCTTGTGGAATCGTTGCCATGTCGCCTTGGACAGACTTGCTGGCAAGCGGAGAATCTTATGAGACAAATTTTGAAAAAGATCCGTTATTTGGAAATACAAGAGATAGTTTGATTTATAACAAAGATTATGTGGGAGACCACGATCCGATGGATAGTTATATCTCACCACTTTATGGAGATTTCAGAGGATTTCCGCCCATGCTCATTCAGGTTGGCTCTTACGAAATGCTTTTGAGTGACTCGGTGAGTGTTGCCGCAAAAGCAAGAGAGCAGGGAGTAAGGGTACGCCTTAGTATTTATGAAGGAATGTTTCATATTTTTCAGATGGCGATGCTGCTTCTCCCGGAATCTAAAAAAGCATGGGTTGAAATCGGAAAATTTATTGAAGTTCTGCTAAATGACTAA
- a CDS encoding DUF6320 domain-containing protein, producing MSRCNKCNIEVIDETERCPLCNCVLEQTVEVENMYPNVRLKARKMMLFGRIYLFLAILTEALLLYINYVTAPKMWWSVITGMIFLYGYLLIRFAILGRTGYRIKIVVLMMIMILMMVAIDFVVGYHGWSLNYVLPSGIIAVDVGILLLMLINRRNWQSYMMLQIFMMVCSVVPVIFAAVGLVTAPLLSQIALAFSVFLFLGTVIIGDRRARTELRRRFHVR from the coding sequence ATGAGTAGATGTAACAAATGTAACATAGAAGTAATAGATGAGACAGAACGTTGTCCGCTTTGTAATTGTGTATTAGAACAGACCGTGGAAGTGGAAAATATGTATCCAAACGTCAGGTTAAAGGCAAGAAAAATGATGTTGTTTGGAAGAATTTATCTGTTCCTTGCAATTTTGACAGAAGCGCTTCTGCTTTATATCAATTATGTCACAGCACCCAAAATGTGGTGGAGTGTGATTACAGGAATGATCTTCCTATACGGATATCTTCTGATTCGGTTTGCAATTTTAGGAAGAACCGGATACCGTATCAAGATTGTCGTATTGATGATGATTATGATTTTGATGATGGTTGCAATTGATTTTGTAGTTGGATATCATGGCTGGTCCTTAAATTATGTGCTGCCATCTGGAATCATTGCAGTGGATGTCGGAATTTTGCTGTTAATGTTAATCAACAGGAGAAATTGGCAAAGTTACATGATGCTACAGATTTTTATGATGGTATGCAGTGTTGTTCCGGTTATTTTTGCAGCAGTCGGGCTTGTGACAGCTCCACTTTTAAGTCAGATTGCACTGGCATTTTCTGTCTTTTTATTCCTTGGAACCGTGATTATTGGTGACAGGAGAGCGAGAACAGAACTGCGAAGAAGATTTCATGTTCGATAG
- a CDS encoding FadR/GntR family transcriptional regulator: MEFRKLEAPSLKELFISELENMIISGKLQIGERLPSERELANSMQVSRAVVNSGIAEMEKKGFLIVKPRIGTFVEDYRRNGTLETLVSVINYNGGMMQQRDIRSLLEVRIIFMTLASKLAIAHASDEEIKGLKPYLERLGQSTTAEDAACAVFQFSHELAFISGNTLLPLFFISFRELVTSLWVRYCHNHGIPQLYQNTATIYEYLIKRDADGVVEFITVSTEDTIDGDRTIYKAN; encoded by the coding sequence ATGGAATTTCGAAAATTAGAAGCACCTTCTTTAAAAGAATTGTTTATCAGTGAACTTGAAAATATGATTATTTCCGGGAAATTACAGATTGGAGAACGTCTCCCAAGTGAGCGCGAACTTGCAAACTCGATGCAGGTCTCCCGTGCTGTCGTAAATTCTGGAATCGCAGAGATGGAAAAGAAAGGATTTTTAATCGTAAAACCGCGAATTGGAACCTTTGTCGAAGATTACCGCAGAAACGGAACGTTAGAAACTTTAGTGTCTGTCATTAATTATAACGGTGGAATGATGCAGCAAAGAGACATCCGCTCCTTACTTGAAGTGCGCATTATCTTCATGACACTTGCCTCAAAGCTTGCCATCGCACATGCCTCCGACGAGGAAATCAAAGGATTAAAACCATATCTGGAACGTCTTGGACAGTCTACTACCGCAGAGGACGCTGCCTGTGCCGTTTTCCAGTTCAGCCATGAATTGGCTTTTATCAGTGGAAATACCTTACTTCCGCTGTTCTTTATCTCATTCCGTGAACTGGTTACAAGCCTTTGGGTCCGCTACTGCCATAACCATGGAATCCCACAGCTTTATCAGAATACAGCCACCATTTATGAATATCTCATCAAACGTGATGCCGATGGAGTCGTAGAATTTATCACAGTCTCCACCGAAGATACCATCGATGGAGACCGTACCATCTACAAAGCTAATTAG
- a CDS encoding ABC transporter ATP-binding protein codes for MKDYRGKTIRKVLTYIRNYWMYLGASVLLAAATVVLTLYIPILTGQAVDFILAKGLVDFVGIAVILKKMAIVIFLTAAAQWLMNVCNNHMTYHIVRDIRKDAFERLEHLPLKFLDAHSYGEIVSRVIADVDQFADGLLMGFTQLFSGVLTIVITLVFMITINIKITLAVVVITPVSLFVASFIAKRTYSMFQLQSKTRGEQTAFIEEMVGNQKVVQAFSHEKEAMDQFDEINDRLGACSLRAIFFSSITNPATRFVNSIVYAVVGVVGAFLAIAGGISVGQLASLLSYANQYTKPFNEISGVVTELQNAIACAARIFELIEEEPEVPDAPDAIELENADGSVELEHVSFSYVPEQKLIEDFNLSVKPGQRVAIVGPTGCGKTTLINLLMRFYDVNDGQIRVSGVPIMEMTRKSLRKNYGMVLQETWLKAGTIRENIVMGKPDATEEEILEAAKASHAHSFIKRLPDGYDTVIGEDGGNLSQGQKQLLCITRVMLCLPPMLILDEATSSIDTRTEMKIQKAFAKMMKGRTSFIVAHRLSTIQEADVILVMKDGHIIEKGKHEELLAQNGFYAKLYQSQFAN; via the coding sequence ATGAAGGATTATAGAGGAAAAACCATACGAAAAGTTTTAACATACATCAGAAATTACTGGATGTATCTGGGGGCGTCTGTTTTGCTGGCGGCTGCAACCGTAGTGCTGACGCTTTACATTCCGATTTTAACAGGTCAGGCTGTGGATTTTATTCTTGCAAAAGGACTTGTTGATTTTGTTGGAATAGCAGTTATTTTAAAGAAAATGGCGATTGTTATTTTTTTAACAGCAGCAGCCCAGTGGCTTATGAATGTCTGCAATAACCACATGACCTATCACATCGTAAGGGATATCCGAAAGGATGCATTTGAGCGATTAGAACATCTGCCGTTAAAATTTTTAGATGCACATTCTTACGGAGAGATTGTCAGCCGTGTGATTGCGGATGTTGATCAGTTTGCGGACGGACTTCTGATGGGATTTACCCAGCTTTTTTCCGGCGTGTTAACGATTGTTATCACACTTGTTTTTATGATTACCATCAATATTAAAATCACACTTGCGGTCGTTGTAATTACGCCAGTGTCTTTGTTTGTAGCAAGTTTTATTGCAAAAAGGACCTATTCCATGTTCCAGCTTCAGTCAAAGACAAGGGGAGAACAGACTGCCTTTATCGAAGAAATGGTGGGAAACCAGAAGGTGGTACAGGCATTTAGCCATGAAAAAGAGGCAATGGATCAATTTGATGAAATCAACGACAGGCTAGGAGCGTGCTCCTTGCGTGCGATTTTCTTCTCCAGTATTACGAATCCGGCGACACGGTTTGTCAACAGTATTGTGTACGCAGTGGTAGGAGTGGTAGGAGCGTTCCTTGCGATTGCAGGCGGTATTTCCGTTGGACAGCTAGCGAGCCTTTTAAGTTACGCAAATCAGTATACAAAACCGTTCAATGAGATTTCCGGTGTTGTGACAGAATTGCAGAATGCGATTGCCTGCGCAGCAAGAATTTTTGAACTGATTGAGGAAGAGCCGGAAGTTCCGGATGCACCGGATGCCATTGAACTGGAAAATGCAGATGGCAGCGTCGAGTTAGAGCATGTTTCTTTTTCCTATGTGCCGGAACAAAAATTAATTGAAGATTTTAACTTATCCGTAAAACCAGGACAGCGTGTTGCGATTGTTGGGCCGACCGGATGCGGAAAGACAACCCTGATTAATTTATTAATGCGTTTCTATGATGTAAACGATGGTCAGATTCGTGTTTCGGGTGTTCCGATTATGGAAATGACAAGAAAAAGTCTTCGTAAAAATTACGGAATGGTATTGCAGGAGACCTGGCTAAAAGCAGGAACGATTCGTGAAAATATCGTAATGGGAAAACCGGATGCAACCGAGGAGGAGATACTTGAGGCAGCAAAGGCATCCCATGCGCACAGCTTTATCAAGCGTTTGCCGGATGGCTACGATACCGTGATTGGTGAGGACGGAGGCAATCTGTCGCAAGGACAAAAACAGCTCCTTTGTATCACAAGGGTTATGCTTTGTCTGCCACCGATGCTGATTTTAGATGAGGCAACGTCCTCAATTGACACAAGAACGGAGATGAAGATTCAAAAGGCATTTGCTAAGATGATGAAGGGACGCACCAGCTTTATTGTGGCACATCGTCTTTCTACCATTCAGGAGGCAGATGTGATTCTTGTGATGAAGGATGGTCACATCATAGAAAAAGGCAAGCATGAAGAACTGCTTGCCCAGAATGGATTTTATGCAAAATTGTATCAAAGCCAGTTCGCTAATTAG